Below is a window of Stygiolobus azoricus DNA.
TAGTAGTACCAGTCTCCCGTTTAATTGATGCTATAAAGAGAATAAAAGAGATCGAAAAGAAGTACAACATAAGAATGCCAGTAATAGCCCATATAGGCGACGGTAATTTACATCCTAACATAATTCTAGACGACCCGGTAAAAGCTCAAGAGATCTTTGAAGAAGTCGCTAAGATAGCGATAGAGCTAGGAGGTTCCGTATCGGGAGAACATGGTATAGGAGTTCAGAAGGCTAAGGTACTGGCTGAGCAACTTATTGCACATAACGGTAAAGAGGTTTTAAAAATAATGAAGGGAATAAAGGATTTAATAGACCCCTACCATATCATGAACCCCGACAAATTTGTTGAATTAGCTTACAAACTGAGTGAGAAAAATGAGGGTTCTATTTCCAGGTAGATTTCAGCCCTTTCATCTAGGGCATATGGCTGCTATCCAATGGTTATTGAATAAGTACGATAAAGTAATTATCCTTATAGGAAGTGGCCAAGAGAGCCATTCGATTTATAATCCCTTCACAGCTGGGGAGAGACTTATAATGATAAGAGAGAGCCTAAAGGAGTACGACGTAGATTTTCGAAAGGTTATTCTGTTCCCTATAATGGAATCCTTTACAAACAAGAACTGGATAAGAATAGTAGAAATGTACTCACCACCGTTTGATGTGATAGTAAGTGGAAACCCTTTAGTATACACAGTGGCAAAAGAAGCCGGATATCTAACAGATCAAGTGCCAATATTTAATAGAGAGATATACAATGCTACTAGAATAAGAAAGTTGATGTTAGAAAACGATCCGAAATGGGGAGAGCTAGTACCGAAGAGCGTCTATAAGTTCATTAAGGAAATCGGTGGCGATGAGAGAATTAGAGAAGTCACTAAGAGTGATTACTGTTAGCTAAATTAACTTCTTGTCTGACACACCTTCACCTTTGCCGAAAACCTTCTCGAAAACACCACCATTGCTCTTTATCTTAACTGTATGCCCCGGACTAGTACCGGGAAGAACCTCAAAATTCTTTACAACACCCTCTCTAATAATTAACAAGTCTAGTGATTGTCCTTCTTGAATATTCGCTCCTTTCACACCGTTCACTGCAATTATCTCATCCCCTGGGAATAGACCAGCATTATCTGCAGGTGAACCATCCTCAACAAAAGTAATCTTATTTCCTTCTAGCCTTATACCAATGTAAGGTTTACCTCGATCCACAAACTCAACTTCAACATATTTCGAAAGGTGCTTAAAGATAGGAGGATCCCTCTTATATACTAGTTCATCGAGGAAATCAACCCCATACTCTTCTGCAACGTTTCTTATATCATTATAGGTATAACCGGTCTCTTTAAACCTCAAGTAGAGAGCCTTAAACACTGAATAAATGTCGTAATGGTTATCACTGTTTTCTCTTATTTTCAAGTCCATGAGTAGACCTACTACGAACCCAAGGTCATAATACGAAACGCCTATATTGAGGAAATTATCGTCACGTTTATAAAGCTTTATCCACGTTAGTTTTGATGACTCTGCCAAGCTCATCCTCTTTATTCCAGGATAGGTCAAGTTCGAGAGGATATTCGAAATAGACTTTAGACCTTGTTGTGTGTCAATTACCTTACTCAGCACAAGAGACAAGAATGCTAGGTAGTCGGTAACTCCTTCAGCAAACCACAGTAGTTCCGTATAATTTTCCCTCTCATAGTCAATACGCATTAATTCTCTAGGTTTTAGCCTCTTAACATTCCACTTATGCACATATTCATGGGCAAACAACCACAGCAAATCCTCTCTGTTCCACGGTACAACAATTGCCGATGAGTTCTCGTGCTCAATACCGCCGAAGTTTACATCACTACGCCTGAAGAAGAATATGTAGTGTTGTTTGTCTTTGTTGTCAATTGATAAAGAGGAATCTAGAAAGTTAATGACTTTAGATAACTTTTCCAGCTCGTTGACGTTATTGACTGTGGAAATCGAGTGAAACTCAGTAACCTTAATCAGATTCAATTTAGGGGAGGCCTGAATAGGTGAGTCCGCAAACTCATCATAGTTCCTTGCACAATATGTAAATTTTCCAATTTCCTTCAAAGTAGTGTGAACTACCCAGTTATTAGGTAATTTTAAGCTTATACAATATTCTTCGTTTAAATCCTGATAGGGAAACACTGACACGGGATTTATAAATATATAATCTACCGTTGAAATAGTCTCTCTTTGATCTTTAGATATTGCTGAATAGACATACTCAAATTCGTCATCAACGAGAAAGTACTTGTTCTTGGAAACAAGGGAAGCTCCTCTTAGCATCACGACGTTCTTCTCTTGCTCTCTTATGAAGTAAGACCCTGGAACCCACGTAGGGAAAACTATCTGTTTCCCTGCTACTCCTTTTCCCTTTACATAAATATACTTATTTTTAGGTTCAACATTAAAGAACATCTGAACACCTTAAAACGGAAGCTGAATACCACCTTGTTGTCCACTGGGCAGATATGGGATTAGTGCTGAAGCGAGTTGTTCAGCCGTTAATGTATGCAACCATACCCGTCCAGGGCCAGTTATAGTGACAAAGAAAAGTCCTTCATGGGCAAAGAAAATAGACCTGAGTCCTCCGACAAGCTGGACAGAGTAAGGCATTCCTTCCTCAAATGCCATTAAGTGAGAAGCTTCAACTTGTATCGTTTCACCTGGTTGTAGATCCCTTACAATTAATCCGCCATAAGAGTGTAGGAACAAGTTGCCGAAACCGGTAAATCTTGCTAAGAAAAGTCCCTCTCCTCCTAATATTCCAGCCGTTAGTCTGGATAAAGTAGCATCGTAATTTACAGTGGTCTCAGCGGCTAAAAAGGAGTGGGACTCAGCAAGAATCCCTCTACCTTGTAACGGAATTTGGACTATTTTGCCGGGGAATATCCCCGACAGTACGACTTGTCCAGGGCCGTAGAACTCAGTTACAAAAAACGAACCACCAGTTAACGCCCTCTTGATTCCGGATAAAAGACCGCCTCTTAACTTTGTTTGCAGATTAACAATATTATCCTTCATTACCATATGCCCTGCATCGGCATATATTCCCTCACCTGGAGCTAAGTAGACCTTAAGGTACTGTAAATCATCTCCTTGGATCTCGTATTGTGGCATAAGAAAGATTATTTACAATAGTTATTAAAAATCTTCTAAATGGTTAGAGTAGCTATTTTAGGTGCGGGGAAGATCGGCACAGCAATTGCTAGGTCTATTAAGGATGAATTTGAAGTTATAGCAACGGCAAGAAACGAAACTACATTAAAAAAAGTCCAAGAACTTGGCATAAACTCAACGAGAAATAACTCGTACGCTGTAAGCCAGGCTGACGTAGTGATCATCAGTGTAAAACCTCAGCACTTTAAACCGTTACTCTCAGAAATAGACACTAATTCGTGGGAAGGAAAGAAAGTTATCTCGGTAATGGCAGGTGTGAGACTAGAAACGCTTTCAAGACTCCTTAGAGGAGCTAAAGTATTTAGAGCAATGCCTAACATTAATGCTGTTGTAGGCAAGGCTACTACAGCAATAACACCAGAAAAAGACGAGATCGTTGAGAAGATCTTTTCTTTGATAGGAAACGTATATTGGGTTCAGGAGGAATTGCTAGATGCATGGACAGCAATTATAGGAAGTGGTCCTGCTTTCTTAGCTGAAATTATAGACGCCTTTGCCCTCGGTGCAGTAGCTTGTGGTATGCCACGAGATCTTGCTTATAATGCTATTTTAGATATGGTTGAAGGGACAGTCACGATGCTTAAGAAATGTAAAACGCATCCAGTATTTCTCAGAGACCAAGTGACAACTCCTGCAGGCACTACTATACGTGGTCTTATGGTTATGGAAAGTGAGGGTGTCAAGTCTGCTATTATAAAAACTGTCGAATCAGCTTATCAGAGGGCTGTAACAATAGGTAAAGAAATCGATAGTTCTATTCAGTAACTGAAAATAAGTATAACTTCATATTAATTTTGAGTTAAACTCAAAAGCATTTTTTATAATTTAAAATTAATGGCCGAGATAAGAGAAATTAAAAAAGTAGAAAGAGAGAAAGCATCTATTCACAGCCATATATCAGGACTAGGACTAGACGAAAAGGGAAAACCTAAGTTTAAGGCTGACGGGCTAGTAGGTCAGATGGAAGCTAGAGAAGCAGCTGGAATAGTAGTCCAACTTATAAAACAAGGCAAAATGGCAGGAAAAGGCATCCTTTTTGTAGGCCCACCTGGTACTGGTAAAACAGCGTTGGCAATCGCAATAGCTAGAGAACTGGGTGAGGATACTCCGTTTACCATAATGAATGCATCAGAGATATACTCAACGGAGTTAAAGAAAACTGAGATTTTAACACAAGCAATAAGAAAATCTTTAGGTGTCAGGATTAAACAGAGGAGAACAGTATACGAGGGAGTTGTGAAGGATATAAAGCTCAAGGTAGCAAGGAGCAGACTGAACCCATATGCAGTAATGCCAAGAGAAGCCCAAATAACTTTGGCTACTAAGGATGACGAGAGAACTTTGAACGTCGGAGACGTGATAGCTGCTCAATTAATGAAAATGAATATAAGAAAGGGAGACGTGATATGGATTGACGCTGAAACTGGTGAGGTATCTAGAGTTGGTAGAGCTAAAGGAATAGAGAGTGAAAAGACTTATGATATAGATGTTATAAAGCAAGTAGAAGTACCGAGCGGTCAAGTGAAGAAGGAAAAAGATATCACCTTTACTGTAACTCTCCACGACTTAGACTTAAACATAGCTGCGCAAAGTATATCAATTACTGCTTTGTTTAGTTTCTTTACAGAGAGAGAAATAAACCAGGATATCAGAAAGCAAGTAGACAAGTTAGTAAAGGATATGGTAAGTAAAGGAGAAGCGGAACTGATTCCCGGAGTATTATTCATTGATGACGCACACATGTTAGACATTGAAGCCTTCTCATTCCTCACCAAAGCACTTGAATCCGATCTAGCCCCTATACTAATCCTTGCAACTAATAGAGGTATAACGAAGATAAGAGGAACAGATATAGAGTCTCCCCACGGAATGCCGCTCGATCTATTGGATAGATTATTAATTATACCCACGAGACCGTATAACCAAGACGAAATAAAAGAGATAATAAAGATACGCGCTGACGAAATAGATGTAAAACTTGACGAAAAAGCGTTAGAATTACTTACTAAACTAGGAGTTGAGAACAGCTTAAGATACTCAGTACAGTTACTCGAGCCATCACTAGTGATAGCTCAAAAGAAAGGAAGGGACATGGTAATGCCAGAGGACGTAGAAGAAGCATCCAAACTATTCAGTGATACAAAGAGAAGCGTAAACTATGTTAAGGAGTATGAGAATTTACTACTAAAATGATGAGTGAAGACGGAACCGACCAGTGAAGAATCGTTGCCGGACTGAACTATTTCTTTAAGCACTCTTCATAGAATCTTTTTTCTAGGACGTCTTTTAAAATTCTGAAAGTCATTCCCCATATCCTAAAACCATTAAAATAAAATTCGTCACTCCTAATTTCCAATTGCTCAGGATTTATCCAAATTGCCAT
It encodes the following:
- a CDS encoding nicotinamide-nucleotide adenylyltransferase, translating into MRVLFPGRFQPFHLGHMAAIQWLLNKYDKVIILIGSGQESHSIYNPFTAGERLIMIRESLKEYDVDFRKVILFPIMESFTNKNWIRIVEMYSPPFDVIVSGNPLVYTVAKEAGYLTDQVPIFNREIYNATRIRKLMLENDPKWGELVPKSVYKFIKEIGGDERIREVTKSDYC
- a CDS encoding PDZ domain-containing protein, coding for MFFNVEPKNKYIYVKGKGVAGKQIVFPTWVPGSYFIREQEKNVVMLRGASLVSKNKYFLVDDEFEYVYSAISKDQRETISTVDYIFINPVSVFPYQDLNEEYCISLKLPNNWVVHTTLKEIGKFTYCARNYDEFADSPIQASPKLNLIKVTEFHSISTVNNVNELEKLSKVINFLDSSLSIDNKDKQHYIFFFRRSDVNFGGIEHENSSAIVVPWNREDLLWLFAHEYVHKWNVKRLKPRELMRIDYERENYTELLWFAEGVTDYLAFLSLVLSKVIDTQQGLKSISNILSNLTYPGIKRMSLAESSKLTWIKLYKRDDNFLNIGVSYYDLGFVVGLLMDLKIRENSDNHYDIYSVFKALYLRFKETGYTYNDIRNVAEEYGVDFLDELVYKRDPPIFKHLSKYVEVEFVDRGKPYIGIRLEGNKITFVEDGSPADNAGLFPGDEIIAVNGVKGANIQEGQSLDLLIIREGVVKNFEVLPGTSPGHTVKIKSNGGVFEKVFGKGEGVSDKKLI
- a CDS encoding TIGR00266 family protein codes for the protein MPQYEIQGDDLQYLKVYLAPGEGIYADAGHMVMKDNIVNLQTKLRGGLLSGIKRALTGGSFFVTEFYGPGQVVLSGIFPGKIVQIPLQGRGILAESHSFLAAETTVNYDATLSRLTAGILGGEGLFLARFTGFGNLFLHSYGGLIVRDLQPGETIQVEASHLMAFEEGMPYSVQLVGGLRSIFFAHEGLFFVTITGPGRVWLHTLTAEQLASALIPYLPSGQQGGIQLPF
- the proC gene encoding pyrroline-5-carboxylate reductase, coding for MVRVAILGAGKIGTAIARSIKDEFEVIATARNETTLKKVQELGINSTRNNSYAVSQADVVIISVKPQHFKPLLSEIDTNSWEGKKVISVMAGVRLETLSRLLRGAKVFRAMPNINAVVGKATTAITPEKDEIVEKIFSLIGNVYWVQEELLDAWTAIIGSGPAFLAEIIDAFALGAVACGMPRDLAYNAILDMVEGTVTMLKKCKTHPVFLRDQVTTPAGTTIRGLMVMESEGVKSAIIKTVESAYQRAVTIGKEIDSSIQ
- a CDS encoding RuvB-like helicase; translation: MAEIREIKKVEREKASIHSHISGLGLDEKGKPKFKADGLVGQMEAREAAGIVVQLIKQGKMAGKGILFVGPPGTGKTALAIAIARELGEDTPFTIMNASEIYSTELKKTEILTQAIRKSLGVRIKQRRTVYEGVVKDIKLKVARSRLNPYAVMPREAQITLATKDDERTLNVGDVIAAQLMKMNIRKGDVIWIDAETGEVSRVGRAKGIESEKTYDIDVIKQVEVPSGQVKKEKDITFTVTLHDLDLNIAAQSISITALFSFFTEREINQDIRKQVDKLVKDMVSKGEAELIPGVLFIDDAHMLDIEAFSFLTKALESDLAPILILATNRGITKIRGTDIESPHGMPLDLLDRLLIIPTRPYNQDEIKEIIKIRADEIDVKLDEKALELLTKLGVENSLRYSVQLLEPSLVIAQKKGRDMVMPEDVEEASKLFSDTKRSVNYVKEYENLLLK